The DNA segment ACCGCGTTCTGAGCCCCGTCGTCGGTCAGCTTGTCCACGGCCGGGCCCGTTTCCGGATCACCCTCAAAGGACAACCAGATCTGGGGGGCAAAAGTCGAGCAGGTGATCGAGGCACAATCCGAACCGGCCCCATTCCACTGGCCACGAGTGCTCTGGCATACGCTTTCGGTCAGCTGCACGCACACCCCGTTCGTGTAGCAGCAAGCCCCGCCCGGCGGGCAGGGATTCTCGGCGCACGTGGCTCCCGCTGTCCAGTGACCACTCTGCGCAACGCAAACACTTTCCACCAGGTCGCTACAGGTGCCGTCGTCGAAACAGCAGGCCCCAGCGGGTGGACAAGGGTTCTGATCGCAGCTGGCGCTCATGTTCCAGCTTCCCGATTGAGCCAGGCATTCGTTCTCGGTCAGGTCGCTGCACGTGCCGTTGTCGAAACAGCAGGCCTTGACCGGTAGTTCACAGGTCACATTCGCGCACATCGAATCCGGGCCTTTCCAGATCCCGCCTTGGGCAAGACAGCTGCTCTGCGTCGTGCCGTCCGCGCACGAACCCGACGGCAGACAGCATGCTCCCGACAGCTCCATGAACGCGGCGGCACCCTGGCTGGCAAGCGTCTGAATCTCCGCCTGCGACAGAGCCCGGTCCAGGATCAGGAGGTCGTCGGCGTAACCCAGAAACGGGGTGCTGCTCTGATCGGTGGGGGGAACGTCTTCGCCGAACCGCAGGGGGTTGCCCTTCAGGTTGAAACGCTCGAACCAGGGCTCAGCTCCCTGATACCAGCTTCCCGGCAGCTCGTTGCCGTCCAGGAAGATCTTCACGACACCACGGTCAAACGTGGCGGCGATATGATGGACCTGACCATCCGCGCTGATGTCAAAAGCACCCCGGGGAACGTCCCACTCCGCTCCGGCGGCACTCGCGGGATCCAGCACGTAAAGCCACGTGGCCACACCGTCCGCGTTCTGACCGGCGGAGTCGAACACCCACTCGATTCCCGCATTCCCATACTGCCCGTCGTAGTTGGAGAACAGCTTCCGCCGGCCGGCGGGTACGTTCCGGACGTGAACAGCGAACGTCACCTGCGGCCCCATGTCACCGGAGAGACCCTCAAACTGCAGACCGTTGAACGTCTGCGTGGCACTCGGGGCGTTCAGAGATTGCCCCCCGAAGATCGGGGAATCCGCCACAATCACCGAGTCCGGATACACCACCGCATTCTGGGCACCGTCGCCGATCAGCTTGTCCGTGGCCGGGCCGGTAGCCCCATCACCCTCGAACGAAAGCCATACGTTGACCCCAAACGCGCCGCCAGAACTCCCGGCCATCAGCGCCGCCGCCACGACACAACCCAATAAGGTCCTTGTGCGCTTCATGATTCACCTCCGAGAAGACAATGATCCCTAAAAACGACGTTCCGACTCCTGCCCGGGAGGAACGGTCCGCCACCGGCATGCGCCGGGTGCGTAACCACGGTGGCTCATGGCCTGTAAAATGGGTCGCCCACGCTGATCCGGTAGTACCACGATTCCCAACCCGACCCGTAAGGGGCGCCCATGATCGCCTTGATGACCGGCTGTTCCGTAGACGCACGCTCGACGCCGAACTTCTTCATGTACCACTGGCAAATATAGTCCGCGGGGTCCTTCACCCCCGCCGGTCGGGCGGGCGGCCGGACCTGCTCAACATGACCGTCCACAAACACCGCACTCGAGCCGCGCGGGTGCATCTGCAATGCCGATCTCGGTCTCGCCCGCTCCCCGATCCGGTCTTCCCCGTAAACCGGAAGATGCCCCGCATGCCAGACGTCAAACGCTGTGGGTTCATGGCTCCTGCGGGCCGCGGCTAGGTCCGGGTTCTCCAGTTCCGATGCCCCGTCCATGATGTAAATCACGCGCGACGGCTGTTTCCATAGATCGATCCTGGAAACACCCTCTACTTCTATCCACATCCCCCCCACGGGATCCGGTATTCCGGCACGCGTCAGCGGACCGCGGTGATCCAGACCGTTGATCGCATAATCCAGGAACCGATCATCAGGGTGCGTGATGGTACGCTCGGGACACTGAAAAACCTCGTACTTCTCCACCAGTTCAGTGATGTAGGCGCCGTCCCGGGCCCGCTTGTCACCCATCAGACGCGCAACGTGATTCACCCAGTTGTATAGGTTCGCCCCCACCGGCACGTTGTAGGTGCCGAAGGCCCGTAGAATACGGCTTCTGTGTTCGGCCACAAACACGTTGGCCGCCACGCCAAACTGTCGCTCATTGGTCTGGCACTTGATCGTGCGACCCTGGGCCCTGACCCGGTTCAGCGAAGGAATGAGAATAGCCAGGAGCAGGGCAATGATGGCGACCACGACCAGGACTTCAATCAGGGTGAAAGCTCGGGCCGCACGAAAACGCAAAAGCGAACTCATCATCGGTCCTCCTTCGCGACTGCCCCCCACCAAGCGTGCTCCCGCGGCATCAGGTCAGGCCGCGGAACGGCAGGTCCACCAGCTCCCCAGAGTGTGGGCAACACTTCCCCAGCGTGATGATCAGCTGACGCAAGCCCGCTCGGCAGAAAACCACCCGGGCTCGCTCTGAGGCAAGAACCTTATAGGGTAGCCTGCGGATTCTCATCCCGGCACCGCCTTCGCGGCGCTCGCGACGTCTGCTCGAGAAATGATGGAGCGATTTCGCGAAGGACCCGACAACGCGCCGAAAGAACGTTAGCCACCGCCCGTCACGGCACGCCAACTCCGGACCCCGTGCAAAACGCACACGCCACTATGTTGACATGGTGCCTCATCTTAGCGACAGGTGCTCAGGCCGTCAATCGGTGCGGACAACATGCCGACGTGTCCCCCGTTCCCTGCTCCGCAGGCGTCTGCAATGTCTCTCAGATACAGTGGTTGCAGACCCCGCGGCTTCGCATTGTGTCAGGTTCAATACCTTTCCAGGCTGGGCAGGGCATGCACGCGGGTGCCTCGTCGGCTGTGCCCCGAGGGAAAATGAGCGAGAATCGTCAGAACCTCACCCCGAGTCGAACGCGATTCGAACACGCCCCGAACACCCTCTTCGCCGAAAGCGAATCGGTAGCCCTCCAGCAGCTGTCTCGGAGCGACTGACCCACCGCCTGCAATACCTGAAGTCGGACCCGCCGCACCCTGCCCGGTCTCAGATCGCGACGGCCGGCTCGCAACTCACCTGCCGACCGCTTCAACGACCCGATTCACGCCGGCCGCTACCCGGTCCTCCACATCCTTCGCCCAGCGGGTGGCGGGGTGCCCGTACTCCTCCAGGCTGGTGGCCTCATAGCCTCCCTCCTCCCAGACCCGCCGCGAGGGGATGTATCCCATGGTGTCGTTCGCGTATGCCGTGACCCAGGTGCCCTTCCCGTACGTACCCTTGAATCGGAGCGCGTAATCCACCACAACCTCGCCGCCGAGCATGACCCACAACTGCTCCCCGCCGAGCCGCCACGCCTCGACAGGATACGAATACCCCTTCGCAAACGACTTGCCCGCCCGGACCTGCCCAAGCATCTCCTTCGCCCAACGGCCGAAGAGCCCCTCCTTCTTGACCATGGCCTCCAGCTCCGCCACAGTGGGGTTCCTCTCGTAATCCAGCGTCACGAACTCGAAGGCGGTCCGCAGAGTGGGACGAACCGCCCGCATCGCATGGCCAAGGACGTCCTCCACGCCGGCGGCAAGCATACCGCCGTACTTCTCACACAACGCGACCGACCGCCGAGGCAACGGATTCTGGTCGGCCCCGCAGCCCGCCCAGAACATCACCATGGCCTCCGGATGGTTCTTCTCCAGGGCAAGCTGGGCAAAGCCAGGATAGTCGCCAGACCACTGATACGAATCGAGTACCGTGCCGTGGCAGGCGTAACCGAACAGAACCGCCCGCAACTGGCCGTCCTCGCCACGGACCGCCAGCACGGGCAGGCTGTGATCGACCGGACCCTTCAGAACCGCACCCTGCTCCAGCAGCCTCGGCACCTCCGCCTCGCGATTGTTGCGGCGGTTCACCGCAAAAGCCGCGGTGCCCTCGCCGGCCCAGAGAGCCGCCGGCACCCTGCGATCCAGAGCCTCACCGACCGCCTGAACGATCGTGCCTTCAATCTCGTGGGAGTACGTGTCGATCAGGGCCGCCTGCTTCTCATCTAGGGGGTAGCAGGCCATGAGCGATTCGCGAACCACCGGGCCCGTGTGCGTGTGCGTGCAGGTGATGGCAACCTGAGATCGTTCGAGACCGTAACGCCGCTGGATCTGCGCGTACATGGCCTCGTACATGACCTTGGAGAACGCGCAAACGTCCGCCGTCACAATGACCGCACGCCGCCCCGAGCCATCCTCGATCGCCAGAGCCTTCGCCCATAGGGGGTGCAACGTCCCCTCAGCCGGGTGCTTGCGGCTGGCGTAGCCAGCCAGCCATATCGGTTGCCGCGGCGTAATGTTGGCCTTCGCCGTGCCAGCCTTCCAGCCCTCGGCCAGGGCTTGCCCAACGCTGGCGGCGAACGCGGCAACCAATACAAGCTGTACCAAACCTCGTCGCATCCCGTGCTATTCTACCTCCTCCCCCGGAATATGGGCAGTAGCAGGCCCAAGAGCCAAAAACGAGCCCCCAACACGGAAGTGACTCATCGCCGGGCCCGTGGAACCATCGCCAGCCAATCCCCATTGAGCTCAGCGACCAAACCGCTATCATGTCATCTTGAATTCACTGGCAACCAGGAGTCAACCCGGATGCCGGACAGCATGACGCATCGCCACCTCAGCGAACATGCCAGGAAGGTCGCTGTCCGAACGGCGCTCATCCCAAGAAGCCTCCGAGTCACCCTACGGATTCACCGCCATATCACCGCCCGCCGTCTCGTGCCCGGAACCGGCGGGTCGGCGTACCTGAGGAACACCGTCATTCTGTGGAGGATTTCCGATGAGAACAGCGAGAACAACGCGACGAACGTTCATCAAGCAGGCTGCGGTGGCCGGAGCGGTCGGTCCCCTGATCCTCGCC comes from the Phycisphaerae bacterium genome and includes:
- a CDS encoding prepilin-type N-terminal cleavage/methylation domain-containing protein, with amino-acid sequence MMSSLLRFRAARAFTLIEVLVVVAIIALLLAILIPSLNRVRAQGRTIKCQTNERQFGVAANVFVAEHRSRILRAFGTYNVPVGANLYNWVNHVARLMGDKRARDGAYITELVEKYEVFQCPERTITHPDDRFLDYAINGLDHRGPLTRAGIPDPVGGMWIEVEGVSRIDLWKQPSRVIYIMDGASELENPDLAAARRSHEPTAFDVWHAGHLPVYGEDRIGERARPRSALQMHPRGSSAVFVDGHVEQVRPPARPAGVKDPADYICQWYMKKFGVERASTEQPVIKAIMGAPYGSGWESWYYRISVGDPFYRP
- a CDS encoding neutral/alkaline non-lysosomal ceramidase N-terminal domain-containing protein — protein: MRRGLVQLVLVAAFAASVGQALAEGWKAGTAKANITPRQPIWLAGYASRKHPAEGTLHPLWAKALAIEDGSGRRAVIVTADVCAFSKVMYEAMYAQIQRRYGLERSQVAITCTHTHTGPVVRESLMACYPLDEKQAALIDTYSHEIEGTIVQAVGEALDRRVPAALWAGEGTAAFAVNRRNNREAEVPRLLEQGAVLKGPVDHSLPVLAVRGEDGQLRAVLFGYACHGTVLDSYQWSGDYPGFAQLALEKNHPEAMVMFWAGCGADQNPLPRRSVALCEKYGGMLAAGVEDVLGHAMRAVRPTLRTAFEFVTLDYERNPTVAELEAMVKKEGLFGRWAKEMLGQVRAGKSFAKGYSYPVEAWRLGGEQLWVMLGGEVVVDYALRFKGTYGKGTWVTAYANDTMGYIPSRRVWEEGGYEATSLEEYGHPATRWAKDVEDRVAAGVNRVVEAVGR